In Paroedura picta isolate Pp20150507F chromosome 1, Ppicta_v3.0, whole genome shotgun sequence, the following are encoded in one genomic region:
- the HTR1E gene encoding 5-hydroxytryptamine receptor 1E gives MNHTNFTTEANMAVKFKTVTENMLITLTLSIITTLTMLLNSSVISAICTTKKLHQPANYLICSLAVTDLLVAVLVMPLSITYIVMETWTLGHFLCEIWLSIDMTCCTCSILHLCVIALDRYWAITDAIEYARKRTAKRAGIMIITVWTISIFISMPPLFWRNQSSYTNSTECQIQHNHVIYTIYSTFGAFYIPLTLILILYYRIYHAAKSLYQKRGSSRHLSSRSTDSQNSFASCKLTQTFCVSDFSTSDPTTEFDRMNVSVRTPTSDNDLDLAEDRQQISSVRERKAARILGLILSAFILSWLPFFIKELIVGVGLITVSAELAHFLTWLGYVNSLINPLLYTSFNEDFKLAFKKLVKCW, from the coding sequence ATGAATCATACCAACTTCACCACAGAAGCCAACATGGCCGTCAAATTCAAAACAGTGACAGAAAACATGCTGATCACCCTGACCCTATCCATAATCACCACATTAACAATGCTGCTGAACTCTTCTGTCATTTCAGCTATTTGTACCACGAAGAAACTCCACCAACCTGCCAACTACTTAATATGCTCACTGGCTGTTACAGACTTACTTGTTGCTGTTTTGGTCATGCCCTTGAGTATTACCTACATCGTAATGGAGACGTGGACTTTGGGCCATTTCCTCTGTGAAATTTGGCTGAGCATCGACATGACCTGCTGCACGTGCTCAATACTTCACCTTTGTGTCATTGCACTCGATAGGTACTGGGCAATCACAGATGCTATTGAATATGCCCGGAAAAGAACTGCAAAGAGAGCTGGCATTATGATCATTACTGTGTGGACGATCTCCATTTTCATTTCCATGCCTCCTTTGTTTTGGAGAAACCAGAGCAGTTATACCAATTCCACGGAGTGCCAGATCCAACACAACCATGTTATCTATACAATCTATTCCACCTTTGGTGCATTTTATATCCCTTTGACACTCATACTGATTCTCTATTACAGAATTTATCATGCTGCCAAGAGCCTTTACCAAAAACGGGGATCAAGCCGACACCTCAGCAGCAGGAGCACCGACAGCCAAAACTCTTTTGCGAGCTGCAAGCTCACACAGACATTCTGTGTGTCAGACTTCTCCACCTCTGATCCCACCACAGAATTTGACAGAATGAACGTTTCAGTAAGGACTCCGACCTCGGACAATGACCTTGATTTGGCTGAGGACCGTCAACAGATCTCCAGTGTACGGGAGCGAAAGGCTGCCCGCATTCTTGGGTTAATTTTAAGTGCATTCATTTTGTCCTGGTTGCCATTTTTCATTAAGGAGCTCATAGTGGGTGTTGGGCTTATTACCGTATCTGCAGAGCTGGCTCACTTTTTGACATGGCTTGGTTATGTGAATTCTCTTATAAATCCTCTGTTGTACACTAGTTTCAATGAAGATTTTAAACTTGCCTTTAAAAAGCTTGTTAAGTGTTGGTAA